From a region of the Aeoliella mucimassa genome:
- a CDS encoding vitamin B12-dependent ribonucleotide reductase, with the protein MATVDTGTPSTSNKKFHGRLKIDTTFCPESSVDVFDTVDWEVRTSQIKGEKGEVLFEQDDCEVPNFWSQLATNVICSKYFYGEIGTPERENSVRQLVHRVTRTITDWGLEDGYFASPADGERFYRDLSWLCLHQHGAFNSPVWFNVGLYHQYGVRGDKCNWRWDPQTQDVVQPENPYEYPQGSACFIQHVSDNMEDIMRLATSEAMLFKFGSGTGTDLSTLRSKREKLSGGGVPSGPLSFMRVYDQIAAVVKSGGKTRRAAKMQSIKVWHPDVMEFIECKWKEEQKAQTLIASGKYEANFNGEAYSSVMFQNANLSVRLTDDFMQAFEKDEKWTTRWVTDNTVEGPTFQAREVMERMSECAWHCGDPGVQYDTTINNWHTCPNSGRINASNPCSEYMFLDDTACNLSSINLMKFREPDGTFDTERFMAACRLFFIAQEILVDHASYPTPHIARNSHLFRPLGLGYSNLGALLMASGVGYDSNEGRAVCGAITAMLHGAANLTSTELAEAVGTFDCYEENAEPMQRVMQMHRDKVESIDPSCPDYLVGAARTVWDEVLASGSVHGFRNAQATVLAPTGTISFMMDCDTTGIEPDIALVKYKQLAGGGMLKIVNRTVPLALQTLGYSQGEIESITAHIDREDTIEGAVDLKDEHLPIFDCAFTPAGGTRSIPWKAHVTMMAAAQPFLSGAISKTVNMPRDTTPAEIAEAYTDGWRLGLKALAIYRDGSKDSQPLNTKRSDQKAKEEAVAVRPPRERLPDTRQSLTHKFSVAGHEGYITVGMFEDGRPGELFITMAKEGSTIGGLMDAFGTSVSMSLQYGVPLQDYVRKFSHMRFEPQGHTKNPDIRIAKSLIDYIFRWLGITFLPGYKEANMGLTPGDNGAGGKLAGPSSTTKSEESDPSNTKPVAKKADGQSSGTEAQAAADSSTTATKANGHNGHANGASSPTVTDLANRLLERAGALMADEPEAHSTRSEQFAGFQVDAPACDNCGSITVRNGNCYLCHNCGNSMGCS; encoded by the coding sequence ATGGCTACTGTCGATACCGGCACGCCTTCTACCAGTAATAAAAAGTTCCACGGCCGCCTGAAGATCGATACGACGTTCTGCCCCGAGAGTTCGGTGGACGTCTTCGACACGGTGGACTGGGAAGTTCGCACATCACAGATCAAAGGGGAAAAAGGGGAAGTTCTGTTCGAGCAGGACGACTGCGAAGTTCCCAATTTCTGGAGCCAGCTGGCGACCAACGTCATCTGCAGCAAGTACTTTTACGGCGAAATCGGCACCCCCGAACGCGAAAACAGCGTCCGCCAGCTCGTGCACCGGGTGACTCGCACCATCACCGACTGGGGTCTGGAAGATGGGTACTTCGCCTCGCCGGCCGATGGCGAGCGGTTCTACCGCGATCTTTCCTGGCTCTGCTTGCACCAGCACGGGGCGTTCAACTCGCCGGTCTGGTTCAACGTTGGCCTGTACCACCAGTACGGCGTCCGCGGCGACAAGTGCAACTGGCGTTGGGATCCCCAAACGCAAGATGTTGTGCAGCCTGAGAACCCCTACGAGTACCCTCAAGGCTCCGCCTGCTTCATTCAGCATGTGTCCGACAATATGGAAGACATCATGCGTCTGGCCACGAGCGAAGCCATGCTGTTCAAGTTTGGCTCCGGCACCGGTACCGACCTCTCCACGCTCCGCAGCAAGCGCGAAAAGCTCTCGGGCGGTGGGGTTCCCTCGGGTCCGCTGTCGTTCATGCGGGTGTACGACCAGATCGCTGCAGTCGTAAAGAGCGGTGGCAAAACCCGCCGGGCCGCGAAGATGCAGTCGATCAAGGTCTGGCATCCCGATGTCATGGAGTTCATCGAGTGCAAGTGGAAGGAAGAGCAAAAGGCTCAAACCTTGATTGCCAGCGGTAAGTACGAAGCCAACTTCAACGGCGAAGCTTACAGCTCGGTGATGTTCCAGAACGCCAACCTCTCGGTTCGCCTGACCGACGACTTCATGCAGGCGTTTGAGAAGGACGAGAAGTGGACCACCCGCTGGGTAACCGACAACACGGTCGAAGGTCCCACGTTCCAGGCTCGCGAGGTGATGGAACGGATGTCGGAATGTGCCTGGCACTGCGGTGACCCCGGCGTGCAGTACGACACCACCATCAACAACTGGCACACCTGCCCCAACAGCGGGCGGATTAATGCCAGCAATCCGTGCAGCGAGTACATGTTCCTCGACGACACGGCCTGCAACCTGTCGAGCATCAACCTGATGAAGTTCCGCGAGCCCGATGGCACGTTCGACACCGAGCGTTTCATGGCTGCTTGCCGGTTGTTCTTCATTGCTCAGGAGATTCTGGTCGACCACGCCAGCTATCCGACGCCCCACATCGCTCGCAACAGCCACCTGTTCCGTCCGCTTGGTCTGGGCTACTCGAACCTGGGTGCCTTGCTCATGGCCAGCGGCGTTGGCTACGACTCGAACGAAGGCCGTGCGGTGTGCGGTGCCATTACCGCCATGCTGCATGGAGCGGCCAACCTTACCAGCACCGAGCTGGCCGAGGCCGTCGGTACCTTCGATTGCTACGAGGAGAACGCCGAGCCGATGCAGCGGGTGATGCAGATGCACCGCGACAAGGTCGAGTCGATCGACCCCTCGTGCCCCGACTACCTGGTGGGCGCGGCCCGCACGGTGTGGGACGAGGTGCTTGCCTCTGGCAGCGTACACGGTTTCCGCAACGCTCAGGCCACGGTGCTTGCCCCCACGGGTACCATCAGCTTCATGATGGACTGCGACACCACCGGTATCGAGCCCGATATCGCCCTGGTGAAGTACAAGCAACTCGCCGGCGGTGGCATGCTGAAGATCGTCAACCGCACGGTGCCGCTGGCCCTGCAAACCCTGGGCTATAGCCAGGGCGAAATCGAGTCGATCACGGCTCACATCGATCGCGAAGACACGATCGAAGGTGCCGTGGACCTGAAGGACGAGCATCTGCCGATCTTCGACTGTGCGTTTACCCCGGCTGGTGGTACGCGAAGCATTCCTTGGAAGGCTCACGTTACCATGATGGCCGCTGCTCAGCCGTTCCTGTCGGGAGCTATCTCGAAGACGGTGAACATGCCGCGGGATACGACGCCGGCTGAAATCGCCGAAGCCTATACCGATGGGTGGCGTCTGGGCCTGAAGGCCTTGGCCATCTATCGCGACGGCTCGAAGGATAGCCAACCGCTGAACACCAAGCGGAGCGATCAGAAGGCCAAGGAAGAAGCCGTGGCGGTTCGTCCGCCTCGCGAACGCCTGCCGGATACCCGTCAAAGCCTGACGCACAAGTTCAGCGTCGCTGGCCACGAAGGGTACATCACGGTCGGCATGTTCGAAGATGGCCGCCCTGGCGAGCTGTTCATCACCATGGCCAAAGAGGGTTCGACCATCGGCGGCTTGATGGACGCGTTTGGTACCAGCGTGTCGATGAGCCTGCAGTACGGCGTGCCGCTGCAAGACTACGTGCGTAAGTTCTCGCACATGCGATTCGAGCCTCAGGGTCATACCAAGAACCCCGATATTCGTATCGCCAAGAGTCTGATCGACTACATCTTCCGTTGGCTCGGCATTACCTTCCTACCCGGATACAAAGAGGCCAACATGGGGCTCACGCCGGGTGACAACGGAGCGGGTGGGAAGCTTGCCGGGCCATCGTCCACCACGAAGAGCGAGGAGTCTGATCCCTCGAATACCAAGCCCGTCGCCAAGAAGGCCGACGGGCAGAGCTCGGGCACCGAAGCCCAAGCGGCCGCTGACAGCAGCACGACGGCTACCAAGGCCAACGGCCACAACGGCCACGCCAATGGTGCCAGCTCGCCAACGGTCACCGACCTGGCGAATCGTCTGCTCGAACGAGCCGGCGCGTTAATGGCCGACGAGCCCGAAGCCCACAGCACCCGCAGCGAACAGTTCGCTGGGTTCCAGGTCGACGCTCCCGCCTGCGACAACTGCGGCAGCATCACCGTGCGTAACGGCAACTGCTACCTGTGCCACAACTGTGGTAACAGCATGGGCTGCAGCTAG
- a CDS encoding ankyrin repeat domain-containing protein, which translates to MSTFHKHFWPPLTLLLGLLTSNNAAAQTDEGAPSPAKPTPVAQTDNELPDWVTQLPVSMNGKLPEEGAIFWKPGVEKELWHTAFSTSDVICASIREKLKADQYFDDPQVIALCDAIFAADMPAIKRLVAGGVDVKCVGKRGATPLYWAFLLDTDPRPFGYLLDHGADPNVIATIADTARMGHSVSHLTAFGTYNRYFKEVFEEGGDPNQVLNLGKQGGTGWTTPFMLIYHQCPDALERLQLLMDKGAKLDLRLEDGSTFLSKKAREAIESEMQCRMILKVLEAGADYTFYYKQTAGRFDPNPFEGCYFRLIHLLAWSELKPQLEKETIHKSEEYLKLIAWLEAHGESMDDAIYDLAHWRELIEQGQADQIEKEHRARLAEERKSKEPLRVNRESSR; encoded by the coding sequence ATGAGTACCTTCCACAAACACTTCTGGCCGCCCCTCACGCTGCTACTCGGCTTATTGACAAGCAATAACGCTGCCGCCCAAACCGACGAGGGAGCCCCCTCCCCTGCCAAGCCAACACCTGTTGCGCAAACGGACAACGAGTTACCCGACTGGGTGACACAACTGCCCGTCTCGATGAATGGCAAACTGCCTGAAGAAGGTGCTATCTTTTGGAAACCTGGAGTGGAGAAAGAACTCTGGCATACTGCTTTCAGTACCAGTGATGTCATTTGTGCGAGCATCCGCGAAAAGCTTAAAGCAGATCAGTATTTCGACGACCCGCAAGTGATTGCACTATGCGATGCGATCTTTGCGGCCGACATGCCGGCGATCAAGCGCCTGGTTGCTGGGGGTGTCGATGTAAAATGCGTCGGCAAGCGAGGAGCCACTCCGCTCTATTGGGCCTTCTTACTCGACACCGACCCCCGACCATTTGGGTACTTGCTAGACCATGGGGCCGATCCGAACGTGATTGCAACCATCGCAGATACTGCCAGAATGGGGCATTCTGTTTCCCATCTCACTGCTTTTGGAACCTACAATCGCTACTTCAAAGAGGTGTTTGAAGAAGGTGGCGATCCCAACCAGGTACTCAATCTAGGTAAGCAAGGTGGTACCGGGTGGACGACGCCCTTCATGCTGATCTATCACCAATGCCCCGACGCCCTGGAGCGTCTACAGCTCTTGATGGACAAAGGTGCCAAGTTAGATTTACGCCTGGAGGATGGTAGTACCTTTCTAAGCAAGAAGGCTCGCGAGGCCATCGAATCCGAGATGCAATGCCGGATGATCCTGAAGGTACTGGAAGCGGGAGCCGACTACACTTTCTACTACAAACAGACCGCTGGTAGATTCGACCCCAATCCCTTTGAGGGATGTTACTTCCGCCTGATTCACCTTCTCGCCTGGTCCGAACTGAAACCACAACTCGAAAAAGAAACCATCCACAAGTCCGAAGAATACCTGAAGCTCATCGCCTGGCTCGAGGCCCATGGGGAATCGATGGATGATGCGATCTATGATCTCGCCCACTGGAGAGAACTCATCGAACAGGGCCAAGCCGACCAGATCGAGAAAGAGCACCGAGCAAGGCTTGCCGAAGAACGGAAGTCCAAAGAACCGCTGCGGGTGAATCGGGAGAGTAGTCGGTAA
- a CDS encoding IS4 family transposase has protein sequence MAAALLWAWSDEQTLTERFFVVRKILLCLDKEQQQLATSYQAFIKILRRWTKPLAALLQSVLQQRMQATLTDCWLTAGYLVFAVDGSRLELPRTRSHEQAYSTIRHARRVKNSRYKRRQAKDAKKVNSPQLWLTTMWHIGTGLPWDWRVGPGDSSERVHLREMLTSLPAGALITADGGFMGYEGLQAIIKSGRHVLLRVGANVRLLKQLGYVREWTGTVYLWPDRESKRGNEPLVLRLVVATDGKQPVYLVTNILSRRELSDKQVIALYARRWGIELFYRHLKQTFHRRKLLSREAENAKLEITWSLFGLWAMSLFALVEAMKQGITPAKLSFAKLLLAFRRTMRDYLHPTEKNERLCERLRQAIIDSYKRANKTSRNYPRKKQAKPPGVPQLLTATKTQALRAKQIKPVLRKGLTA, from the coding sequence ATGGCAGCCGCGCTGTTATGGGCCTGGTCGGACGAGCAGACTCTCACCGAGCGTTTTTTCGTTGTGCGTAAGATACTACTCTGCCTCGATAAAGAGCAACAGCAACTGGCCACTTCCTACCAAGCCTTCATAAAAATCCTTCGTCGCTGGACGAAGCCGCTCGCCGCGTTGTTGCAGTCAGTGCTGCAACAACGGATGCAAGCGACGCTGACCGATTGCTGGCTCACCGCGGGATACCTCGTATTCGCGGTCGATGGTAGTCGCCTTGAATTGCCTCGCACCCGCTCGCACGAACAAGCCTATTCGACGATTCGTCACGCACGACGGGTAAAGAACAGTCGCTACAAGAGACGGCAGGCCAAAGATGCGAAGAAAGTCAACTCGCCTCAACTCTGGCTCACAACGATGTGGCACATCGGTACGGGATTGCCGTGGGACTGGCGGGTCGGACCTGGTGACAGTAGCGAACGTGTCCACTTGCGGGAGATGCTCACTAGCTTGCCAGCCGGGGCTTTGATAACGGCCGATGGCGGATTCATGGGGTACGAAGGGCTGCAAGCGATTATCAAAAGTGGCCGACACGTCCTGCTGCGAGTGGGAGCCAATGTGCGGTTGCTGAAACAGCTTGGTTATGTACGGGAATGGACCGGCACGGTCTATCTATGGCCCGATCGGGAATCGAAGCGTGGCAACGAACCGCTCGTGTTGCGACTGGTGGTCGCTACGGATGGCAAGCAGCCGGTCTACCTGGTTACCAATATCCTTTCTCGGCGTGAATTGAGCGACAAGCAGGTGATTGCATTGTATGCACGTCGCTGGGGCATCGAACTATTCTATCGCCATCTCAAGCAGACCTTTCACCGTCGAAAACTCCTCTCTCGCGAAGCCGAGAACGCCAAGCTCGAAATCACCTGGTCGTTGTTCGGCTTATGGGCGATGTCGCTGTTCGCGTTGGTCGAAGCGATGAAGCAAGGCATCACACCAGCAAAGTTGAGTTTCGCCAAGCTGCTGTTGGCGTTTCGCCGCACGATGCGTGATTACCTGCATCCAACGGAGAAAAACGAACGCCTGTGCGAGAGGCTTCGCCAAGCCATCATCGACAGCTACAAGAGAGCAAACAAAACCAGCCGCAACTACCCACGAAAAAAACAAGCCAAACCGCCAGGAGTACCACAACTGCTCACTGCTACCAAGACACAGGCCCTGCGAGCAAAGCAAATCAAACCAGTACTACGAAAAGGGTTAACGGCGTAA